One genomic segment of Pseudonocardia sp. T1-2H includes these proteins:
- a CDS encoding ABC transporter ATP-binding protein, with product MTTPLLEVEDLGVAFTRKGEPDSVAVDGVSFDVQPGEVVGLVGESGCGKSVTSLAIMRLLPERGVRVSGSARMEGTDLLTLSDSAMREKRGRDLSMVFQDPLSSLNPVVEIGLQVTEVLKRHRGMKSDAARREAAELLERVGIPDPRRRLDSYPHQMSGGMRQRVMIAIALACRPRLLIADEPTTALDVTIQAQILELLKELVADSGTALVMITHDLGVVAGLCDRVNVLYGGRIVERAERHRLFATPRHPYTYGLLSSIPRLDAPPGEDLNPIRGSVNDNLPWASACAFAPRCPRALGKCTEITPAPELVGGRFLRCHNPVPAEA from the coding sequence ATGACCACACCGTTGCTGGAGGTCGAGGACCTCGGCGTCGCGTTCACCCGCAAGGGCGAGCCGGACTCCGTCGCCGTCGACGGCGTGAGCTTCGACGTGCAGCCCGGCGAGGTCGTCGGGCTGGTGGGGGAGTCCGGCTGCGGCAAGTCCGTCACCTCGCTGGCGATCATGCGGCTGCTGCCGGAGCGGGGCGTCCGGGTGTCCGGGTCCGCACGGATGGAGGGCACGGACCTGCTGACGCTCTCGGACTCGGCCATGCGCGAGAAGCGCGGCCGGGACCTGAGCATGGTCTTCCAGGACCCGCTGTCGTCGCTCAACCCGGTGGTCGAGATCGGGTTACAGGTGACCGAGGTGCTCAAGCGACACCGCGGGATGAAGTCCGACGCCGCCCGCCGGGAGGCCGCCGAGCTGCTCGAACGCGTCGGTATCCCGGACCCGCGGCGCCGGCTGGACTCCTACCCGCACCAGATGTCCGGCGGCATGCGGCAGCGCGTCATGATCGCGATCGCGCTGGCCTGCCGGCCCCGGCTGCTGATCGCCGACGAGCCGACGACCGCGCTCGACGTCACGATCCAGGCGCAGATCCTGGAGCTGCTCAAGGAGCTGGTGGCGGACAGCGGAACCGCACTCGTCATGATCACGCACGACCTCGGCGTCGTCGCGGGGCTCTGCGACCGGGTCAACGTGCTCTACGGCGGCCGGATCGTGGAGCGCGCGGAGCGGCACCGGCTGTTCGCGACGCCGCGGCACCCGTACACGTACGGACTGCTCAGCTCGATCCCGCGGCTCGACGCCCCGCCCGGTGAGGACCTGAACCCGATCCGCGGTTCGGTCAACGACAACCTGCCCTGGGCGAGCGCCTGCGCGTTCGCGCCCCGGTGCCCGCGGGCGCTGGGGAAGTGCACCGAGATCACCCCGGCCCCGGAGCTCGTCGGCGGCCGGTTCCTGCGGTGCCACAACCCCGTCCCGGCGGAGGCCTGA
- a CDS encoding ABC transporter ATP-binding protein gives MTENLLEVDDLAVHFPITRGVVLNKTVGHVYAVDGVSLTIRRGETYGLVGESGCGKSTLGRAILRLTDLTRGAVRFDGQDVAGLKGEELRRARRRFQMVFQDPMSSLDPRQSVESLLIEGMKAHGLSKGPEADHARLRELVDAVGLPAGALRRYPHEFSGGQRQRIGIARALCVEPDLIVADEPVSALDVSVQAQVLNLLSRLQRELGLTYLVIAHDLAVVRHVSDRVGVMYLGGIVEEAPATDLYADPQHPYTRALLSAVPVPDPELEDRRERILLTGDLPSPAAPPAGCRFHTRCPWRQPERCDTERPELRQLDGAVEGHRVACHYAEAIREGRLARHTVEPQSFEVDGPSSAPPEHAASVNEILGM, from the coding sequence ATGACCGAGAACCTCCTGGAGGTCGACGACCTCGCCGTCCACTTCCCGATCACCCGGGGCGTGGTCCTGAACAAGACCGTCGGCCACGTCTACGCGGTCGACGGCGTCTCCCTGACGATCCGGCGCGGTGAGACGTACGGCCTGGTCGGCGAGTCCGGCTGCGGGAAGTCGACGCTCGGCCGGGCGATCCTGCGGCTCACGGACCTGACGCGGGGGGCCGTCCGGTTCGACGGCCAGGACGTCGCCGGGCTGAAGGGGGAGGAGCTGCGCCGGGCGCGGCGCCGCTTCCAGATGGTGTTCCAGGACCCGATGTCCAGCCTGGACCCACGCCAGTCCGTCGAGTCCCTGTTGATCGAGGGCATGAAGGCGCACGGGCTCAGCAAGGGGCCCGAGGCGGACCACGCGCGGCTGCGCGAGCTCGTCGACGCGGTCGGGCTCCCGGCGGGAGCGCTGCGGCGCTACCCGCACGAGTTCTCCGGCGGGCAGCGCCAGCGGATCGGCATCGCGCGGGCGCTGTGCGTGGAGCCGGACCTGATCGTCGCGGACGAGCCGGTGTCCGCGCTCGACGTGTCCGTGCAGGCCCAGGTGCTCAACCTGCTGTCCCGGCTGCAGCGCGAGCTCGGGCTGACCTACCTGGTCATCGCACACGACCTCGCCGTCGTGCGGCACGTGAGCGACCGGGTCGGCGTCATGTACCTGGGCGGGATCGTGGAGGAGGCGCCGGCGACGGACCTCTACGCGGACCCGCAGCACCCGTACACGCGGGCGCTGCTGTCCGCGGTCCCGGTGCCGGACCCGGAGCTGGAGGACCGCCGCGAGCGGATCCTGCTCACCGGGGACCTGCCCTCACCCGCCGCACCCCCCGCCGGGTGCCGCTTCCACACGCGGTGCCCGTGGCGGCAGCCGGAGCGCTGCGACACCGAACGCCCGGAGCTGCGGCAGCTCGACGGCGCGGTCGAGGGGCATCGGGTCGCCTGCCACTACGCCGAGGCCATCCGGGAGGGGCGGCTGGCCCGGCACACCGTCGAGCCGCAGTCGTTCGAGGTGGACGGCCCGTCGAGTGCGCCGCCGGAGCACGCGGCGTCGGTCAACGAGATCCTCGGGATGTAG
- a CDS encoding DedA family protein, whose translation MPLPVAPLAAYLFLLGWSAIPFVPAEPVLLAAGSFAGTGALFLPLAVAAAAAGSLVSDVAKYLLGRLAGPRLLRRLTRRPAGARAVSWIESRLVAVGPMVIAPSYFVPFGVVASTILCGALGMRVRGVLLASTFGAILWSAVYLGLGYLGGALAGNPWVGIALAVPAALVVGLVAKRRITRVGRVAPDAEPAEDEVVAAEKAA comes from the coding sequence GTGCCGTTACCCGTGGCCCCGCTCGCCGCCTACCTGTTCCTGCTGGGCTGGTCCGCCATCCCGTTCGTGCCCGCGGAGCCCGTGCTGCTGGCCGCGGGCTCGTTCGCCGGGACCGGAGCCCTCTTCCTCCCGCTGGCCGTCGCGGCCGCGGCGGCGGGCTCGCTGGTCAGCGACGTGGCCAAGTACCTGCTCGGCCGCCTCGCCGGGCCCCGGCTGCTGCGCCGCCTCACCCGGCGGCCCGCCGGGGCCAGGGCGGTGTCGTGGATCGAGTCCCGGCTCGTCGCTGTCGGGCCGATGGTGATCGCCCCGTCCTACTTCGTGCCGTTCGGCGTCGTCGCGTCGACGATCCTGTGCGGCGCGCTCGGCATGCGGGTACGCGGTGTGCTGCTCGCCTCGACGTTCGGCGCGATCCTCTGGTCGGCGGTCTATCTCGGCCTCGGCTACCTCGGCGGCGCGCTCGCCGGGAACCCGTGGGTCGGGATCGCGCTCGCGGTACCGGCGGCGCTGGTCGTCGGGCTGGTGGCCAAGCGCCGGATCACCCGCGTCGGCCGCGTCGCGCCGGACGCCGAGCCGGCCGAGGACGAGGTCGTCGCCGCCGAGAAGGCCGCCTGA
- a CDS encoding aspartate kinase, with protein MALVVQKYGGSSVESADRIKKVAERIVRTRKEGHDVVVVVSAMGDTTDELTDLAQQVSPAPPAREMDMLLTAGERISNALVAMAIHSLGAEARSFTGSQAGMLTTSKHGDARIVEVNPYRLREALAEGHIVLVAGFQGMSEDSKDITTLGRGGSDTTAVALAAALEADVCEIYTDVDGIFSADPRIVPKARHLDTVTYEEMLELAACGAKVLHLRAVEYARRYNVPLRVRSSYNDKPGTLVSGSIEEIPLENPIITGVAHDRSEGKITLTGVPDTPGMAARIFRTVADAEINIDMVLQNISTSKVGRTDITFTLPRSDGPTAVAALEKAKDQVGFEQLIYDNEVGKVSLVGAGMRNHPGVTATFCEALSDAGINIETMNTSEIRISVICRSDQLDDAVRALHEAFELGGEEEAVVAAGTGR; from the coding sequence GTGGCCCTCGTCGTGCAGAAGTACGGCGGATCCTCGGTGGAGAGCGCGGACCGGATCAAGAAGGTCGCCGAGCGGATCGTCCGGACCCGCAAAGAGGGTCACGACGTCGTGGTCGTCGTCTCCGCCATGGGAGACACGACCGACGAACTGACCGACCTCGCCCAGCAGGTCTCGCCCGCGCCGCCCGCGCGGGAGATGGACATGCTGCTGACCGCGGGGGAGCGCATCTCGAATGCGCTCGTCGCGATGGCGATCCACTCGCTCGGCGCCGAGGCCCGCTCGTTCACCGGTTCCCAGGCCGGCATGCTCACCACCTCCAAGCACGGCGACGCGCGGATCGTCGAGGTGAACCCCTACCGGCTGCGCGAGGCGCTGGCCGAGGGGCACATCGTGCTCGTCGCCGGGTTCCAGGGGATGAGCGAGGACTCGAAGGACATCACCACGCTCGGCCGGGGTGGCTCGGACACGACCGCCGTCGCGCTCGCCGCGGCGCTCGAGGCGGACGTCTGCGAGATCTACACCGACGTCGACGGCATCTTCAGCGCGGACCCGCGCATCGTGCCGAAGGCACGGCACCTGGACACGGTGACCTACGAGGAGATGCTCGAGCTGGCGGCGTGCGGCGCGAAGGTGCTTCACCTGCGTGCCGTCGAGTACGCCCGCCGCTACAACGTCCCGCTGCGCGTCCGCAGCTCGTACAACGACAAGCCGGGCACGCTCGTCTCCGGCTCGATCGAGGAGATTCCGTTGGAGAACCCCATCATCACGGGGGTCGCGCACGACCGGTCCGAAGGCAAGATCACCCTCACCGGCGTGCCGGACACCCCCGGCATGGCGGCCCGGATCTTCCGCACGGTCGCCGACGCCGAGATCAACATCGACATGGTCCTGCAGAACATCTCGACGTCCAAGGTCGGCCGCACGGACATCACCTTCACCCTTCCCCGCTCGGACGGCCCCACGGCCGTCGCGGCGCTGGAGAAGGCGAAGGACCAGGTCGGGTTCGAGCAGCTGATCTACGACAACGAGGTCGGCAAGGTCTCGCTCGTCGGCGCCGGCATGCGCAACCACCCGGGCGTCACCGCGACGTTCTGCGAGGCGCTCTCCGACGCCGGGATCAACATCGAGACCATGAACACCTCCGAGATCCGGATCTCGGTGATCTGCCGCTCGGACCAGCTGGACGACGCGGTGCGCGCGCTGCACGAGGCGTTCGAGCTCGGCGGCGAGGAAGAGGCCGTCGTGGCGGCCGGGACGGGGCGATAG
- a CDS encoding aspartate-semialdehyde dehydrogenase, whose amino-acid sequence MAGPVLAIVGATGAVGTTMLEIIDARESVPWSEVRLVASARSAGKVLKVRGEDVTVRLLEPEVFDGVDIALFDVPDEISAEWAPIAASRGAVAVDNSGAFRMDPDVPLVVPEVNADAAAKRPKGIIANPNCTTLSMMAAMGALHREFGLESLVVASYQAASGAGQPGIDRLQAELSAVAGKDVGKRAGDVAEALSEAGLGTDSPFPAPLALNVVPWAGSLKDDGWSSEELKVRNESRKILGIPDLKVSATCVRVPVVTTHALSVHATFGREVTVEAAHKVLAAQPTIVLQDDPAAGEWPTPAATVGGDPTAVGRVRQALDFPNTLDLFLCGDNLRKGAALNTYEIAETIADQV is encoded by the coding sequence ATGGCCGGACCTGTTCTGGCGATCGTCGGCGCGACCGGCGCCGTCGGCACCACCATGCTCGAGATCATCGACGCCCGCGAGTCCGTGCCGTGGAGCGAGGTGCGGCTGGTCGCCTCCGCCCGCTCCGCCGGCAAGGTGCTCAAGGTCCGCGGCGAGGACGTCACCGTCCGGCTGCTCGAGCCCGAGGTGTTCGACGGGGTCGACATCGCGCTCTTCGACGTCCCGGACGAGATCAGCGCCGAGTGGGCGCCGATCGCCGCGTCCCGGGGCGCCGTGGCCGTGGACAACTCCGGCGCCTTCCGGATGGACCCGGACGTCCCGCTGGTGGTGCCGGAGGTCAACGCCGACGCCGCCGCGAAGCGGCCCAAGGGGATCATCGCGAACCCCAACTGCACCACGCTGTCGATGATGGCGGCGATGGGCGCGCTGCACCGCGAGTTCGGGCTCGAGTCCCTGGTCGTGGCCTCGTACCAGGCCGCGTCCGGCGCCGGGCAGCCCGGCATCGACCGGTTGCAGGCCGAGCTGTCCGCCGTCGCGGGCAAGGACGTCGGCAAGCGTGCCGGGGACGTCGCGGAGGCGCTGTCGGAGGCCGGGTTGGGCACGGACTCGCCCTTCCCGGCGCCGCTCGCGCTGAACGTCGTTCCCTGGGCGGGCTCGCTGAAGGACGACGGCTGGTCGTCCGAGGAGCTCAAGGTGCGCAACGAGTCGCGCAAGATCTTGGGCATCCCGGACCTGAAGGTCTCCGCGACCTGCGTCCGGGTCCCGGTGGTCACCACGCACGCGCTCTCGGTCCATGCCACGTTCGGCCGCGAGGTCACCGTCGAGGCCGCGCACAAGGTGCTGGCCGCGCAGCCGACGATCGTCCTGCAGGACGACCCGGCCGCCGGCGAGTGGCCGACGCCGGCCGCAACGGTCGGCGGGGACCCGACGGCGGTCGGACGGGTCCGGCAGGCGCTGGACTTCCCGAACACGCTCGACCTGTTCCTCTGCGGGGACAACCTGCGCAAGGGCGCCGCGCTCAACACCTACGAGATCGCGGAGACGATCGCCGACCAGGTGTGA
- a CDS encoding beta-class carbonic anhydrase: MSNEELLRRYEAGGGHLAAARADGLAVPPSLQTAVVTCMDSRIDVFALFGMKIGEVHVLRNAGGVVTDDVIRSLTISQRKLDTRDVLLVQHSGCGLATFTDDDFSEELAEETGMRPPWRTHAFRDPKTSVRRGIAQLRHDPFLHPDTRVRGFVLDIESFALDEVFVGDGTDEVRAPAAS, encoded by the coding sequence GTGAGCAACGAGGAACTCCTGCGCCGGTACGAGGCCGGCGGCGGACACCTGGCGGCGGCGCGCGCCGACGGGCTGGCGGTGCCGCCGTCGCTGCAGACCGCCGTGGTGACCTGCATGGACTCCCGCATCGACGTCTTCGCCCTCTTCGGGATGAAGATCGGCGAGGTGCACGTCCTGCGCAACGCGGGCGGCGTCGTCACCGACGACGTGATCCGCTCGCTGACGATCAGCCAGCGCAAGCTGGACACCCGGGACGTGCTGCTCGTGCAGCACAGCGGATGCGGCCTCGCCACCTTCACCGACGACGACTTCTCCGAGGAGCTCGCCGAGGAGACCGGGATGCGGCCGCCGTGGCGCACGCACGCGTTCCGGGACCCGAAGACGAGCGTCCGTCGGGGCATCGCCCAGCTGCGCCACGACCCGTTCCTGCACCCCGACACCCGGGTCCGGGGCTTCGTGCTGGACATCGAGTCGTTCGCGCTGGACGAGGTGTTCGTCGGCGACGGGACGGACGAGGTCAGGGCACCCGCAGCGTCGTGA
- a CDS encoding endonuclease/exonuclease/phosphatase family protein, translated as MTAPSQPPSPARPLTRPRPGAGRFVFAVALAAATALAILPDLVGLDRFSPFAQLVSFRPALLVALAVVIVVLVLVALQLRWTWPIPTALLVILGVGVAMVVPRTTAEPVPTTGTALKVLSFNVFEGSADLDQLTALIAEERPDLVAMPEAGQGFATRLGPLIAPLGYRIQASVGPRQGDVAGVTVAVSERMGDVTIKRGIRGKAFTNMEVTGGALGSLRFIGFHAVAPTPGATRLWAEDLAHLRDWCSGNLPTIVAGDFNATYDHSPLREDAQGCGDAAAQRGEGLLGTWPSWAPEWVGPQIDHVLATTGIVSESFEVRQVDGSDHRPIVTTLRVP; from the coding sequence ATGACCGCCCCGTCGCAACCCCCCTCCCCCGCGCGCCCCCTCACCCGCCCGCGCCCGGGTGCCGGGCGCTTCGTCTTCGCGGTGGCCCTGGCCGCCGCGACCGCCCTCGCGATCCTCCCGGACCTCGTGGGCCTGGACCGCTTCAGCCCGTTCGCCCAGCTCGTCTCGTTCCGGCCGGCGCTCCTCGTCGCGCTGGCCGTGGTGATCGTCGTGCTCGTCCTGGTCGCGCTGCAGCTGCGCTGGACCTGGCCGATCCCGACGGCGCTGCTCGTCATCCTGGGCGTCGGCGTCGCGATGGTGGTGCCGCGCACCACCGCCGAACCGGTGCCGACCACCGGGACCGCGCTGAAGGTCCTCTCCTTCAACGTCTTCGAGGGCTCCGCGGACCTGGACCAGCTGACCGCGCTGATCGCCGAGGAGCGGCCGGACCTGGTGGCGATGCCGGAGGCGGGCCAGGGGTTCGCGACCCGGCTGGGTCCGCTGATCGCACCCCTCGGCTACCGGATCCAGGCCTCCGTCGGCCCCCGCCAGGGCGACGTCGCCGGCGTCACCGTCGCGGTCTCCGAGCGCATGGGGGACGTGACGATCAAGCGCGGCATCCGGGGCAAGGCCTTCACCAACATGGAGGTGACCGGCGGCGCCCTCGGCTCCCTGCGTTTCATCGGCTTCCACGCGGTCGCCCCCACCCCGGGCGCGACGCGGCTGTGGGCCGAGGACCTCGCGCACCTGCGGGACTGGTGCAGCGGGAACCTCCCGACGATCGTCGCCGGGGACTTCAACGCCACCTACGACCACTCCCCGCTGCGGGAGGACGCCCAGGGATGCGGGGACGCCGCCGCCCAGCGCGGCGAGGGACTGCTCGGAACGTGGCCGTCCTGGGCGCCGGAGTGGGTCGGCCCGCAGATCGACCACGTGCTCGCGACGACGGGGATCGTGTCCGAGTCGTTCGAGGTGCGGCAGGTCGACGGGAGCGACCACCGCCCGATCGTCACGACGCTGCGGGTGCCCTGA
- a CDS encoding MFS transporter, translated as MSSAGMAGYRAVLAVPGFPGLSALAFLARVPASAAAVTITLHVVLTLGHGYAAAGSVGAATTVGMALGAPLLGRVVDARGLRPVLVLALVSAAVFWSVAPVLGLPALLAGAFLGGLLGLPVYSVVRQSIAVLVPQARRRTAFALDSMSVEVSYILGPALGSVLVLRLSSAVAMRVVGVCFVLAAIALLVLDPPVHELDDDGGRAARPPTRSWLRAPLVASLLGAAAASLLVFGTELAVIAHLQTTGRAGWIAVVNAVWCVASLIGGFLYGALPRPVSPYLLLAAMGVATLPVSLAGPWWAAALLLVPAGLFCAPSLAASTAAVTELAPERVRGLVTGLLGSAITLGAALATPLTGLAVDLLSPAAALLLVGATGVAVAGIAALVATRGGADRDIYYPA; from the coding sequence GTGAGCTCCGCGGGAATGGCCGGGTACCGGGCCGTCCTCGCCGTCCCCGGGTTCCCCGGGCTGTCCGCCCTCGCGTTCCTCGCGCGTGTCCCGGCCTCCGCCGCGGCGGTGACGATCACCCTGCACGTGGTGCTCACCCTGGGACACGGCTACGCCGCCGCGGGGAGCGTCGGCGCGGCGACGACGGTCGGGATGGCCCTCGGCGCGCCGCTGCTCGGCCGGGTCGTCGACGCCCGCGGCCTGCGGCCCGTGCTCGTCCTCGCGCTGGTCAGCGCGGCCGTCTTCTGGTCGGTCGCGCCGGTGCTGGGGCTCCCGGCGCTGCTCGCGGGAGCGTTCCTCGGCGGCCTGCTCGGGCTGCCGGTGTACTCCGTGGTGCGGCAGTCGATCGCCGTGCTCGTCCCGCAGGCCCGTCGGCGCACGGCGTTCGCGCTGGACTCGATGTCCGTCGAGGTGTCCTACATCCTCGGGCCCGCGCTCGGGTCCGTGCTGGTGCTGCGACTCTCGAGCGCCGTGGCGATGCGGGTGGTGGGGGTCTGCTTCGTGCTCGCGGCGATCGCGCTGCTGGTGCTGGACCCGCCGGTCCACGAGCTCGACGACGACGGCGGGCGCGCAGCCCGGCCGCCCACGCGAAGCTGGCTGCGGGCCCCGCTCGTCGCCTCGCTGCTCGGCGCGGCGGCGGCGTCGCTGCTGGTCTTCGGCACCGAGCTCGCGGTGATCGCCCACCTGCAGACGACGGGCCGGGCGGGCTGGATCGCCGTCGTCAACGCGGTGTGGTGCGTGGCGTCGCTGATCGGCGGGTTCCTCTACGGGGCCCTGCCCCGGCCCGTGTCCCCGTACCTGCTGCTCGCGGCGATGGGCGTCGCCACCCTGCCGGTCTCGCTCGCGGGGCCGTGGTGGGCTGCCGCCCTCCTGCTCGTCCCGGCCGGGCTCTTCTGCGCCCCGTCCCTCGCGGCGAGCACCGCCGCCGTCACCGAGCTGGCGCCCGAGCGGGTCCGCGGCCTGGTCACCGGGCTGCTCGGCTCCGCCATCACCCTCGGGGCCGCGCTCGCGACCCCGCTGACCGGGCTGGCGGTGGACCTCCTGTCGCCCGCGGCGGCCCTGCTGCTCGTGGGTGCGACGGGCGTCGCCGTGGCGGGGATCGCAGCTCTCGTCGCCACCCGGGGCGGGGCGGACCGTGACATCTACTATCCCGCATAG
- a CDS encoding Fur family transcriptional regulator — protein sequence MESSAAEVVQRLRDAGLRVTAPRVAVLEVLAGHPHATVDTVATLTRQRLGRVSTQAVYDVLAACADAGLVRRIEPAGSAARFETRTGDDHHHLVCRSCGRTTDVDCAIGQRPCLTPSDDAGYLLDEAEVVFWGLCPGCRTDRAGAPAPSSTRST from the coding sequence ATGGAATCTTCAGCCGCCGAGGTCGTGCAACGGCTCCGAGACGCCGGGCTCAGGGTCACCGCGCCCCGCGTCGCCGTGCTCGAGGTGCTGGCCGGGCACCCGCACGCCACGGTGGACACGGTGGCCACCCTGACCAGGCAGCGGCTCGGCCGCGTCTCCACCCAGGCCGTGTACGACGTGCTCGCCGCCTGTGCCGACGCCGGGCTCGTCCGGCGGATCGAACCCGCCGGCTCGGCGGCTCGATTCGAGACACGCACCGGTGACGACCACCACCACCTGGTATGCCGATCATGCGGCCGCACGACCGATGTCGACTGCGCGATCGGGCAGCGGCCGTGCCTCACCCCCAGCGATGACGCCGGCTACCTGCTCGACGAGGCCGAGGTCGTCTTCTGGGGCCTGTGTCCGGGCTGCAGGACGGACCGGGCGGGCGCCCCGGCTCCGAGCTCCACCCGCTCCACCTGA
- a CDS encoding catalase, which yields MTATQPRPTTNNVGIPVASDNDSLTIGTNGPILLQDHYLIEKNAQFNRERVPERVVHAKGGGAFGFLEVTNPEIANYTKAALFQPGVRTESLVRFSSVAGENGSPDTWRDPRGFAVKFYTTEGNYDIVGNNTPVFFIRDPIKFPDFIRSQKRRADNHLRDHDMQWDFWTLRPESAHQVTWLMGDRGIPSSWRHQNGYSSHTYLWENAGGEKFWVKYHFKTDQGHGYLTQADADRIAGEDADYFIRDLYNSIKKGDHPSWSLKVQVMPYADAADYRFNPFDLTKVWPHGDYPLIDVGRWVLDRNPENYFAQIEQSAFEPSNLVPGIGPSPDKMLQGRLFAYPDAHRYRIGANYQQLPVNAAKSPVNSYGKDGAMRFSNPSDPVYAPNSYGGPHADPAIAGETASAYGVEDEVVRSAYRLHSEDDDFGQPGTMVRNVWNDGERERFVDNVTGHLLADVSEPVLQRAFEYWKNVDKEQGEKIEAKVREGLGQPYDK from the coding sequence GTGACCGCGACGCAACCCCGTCCGACGACGAACAACGTCGGCATCCCCGTGGCCAGCGACAACGATTCGCTGACCATCGGCACCAACGGCCCGATCCTGCTGCAGGACCACTACCTCATCGAGAAGAACGCCCAGTTCAACCGGGAGCGCGTGCCCGAGCGCGTGGTGCACGCCAAGGGCGGTGGCGCGTTCGGCTTCCTCGAGGTCACCAACCCCGAGATCGCCAACTACACCAAGGCCGCGCTGTTCCAGCCGGGCGTGCGGACCGAGAGCCTTGTGCGCTTCTCGTCCGTCGCCGGCGAGAACGGTTCGCCGGACACCTGGCGTGACCCCCGCGGATTCGCGGTGAAGTTCTACACGACCGAGGGCAACTACGACATCGTCGGCAACAACACCCCGGTCTTCTTCATCCGTGACCCCATCAAGTTCCCGGACTTCATCCGCTCCCAGAAGCGCCGCGCGGACAACCACCTGCGCGACCACGACATGCAGTGGGACTTCTGGACCCTGCGGCCGGAGTCGGCGCACCAGGTCACCTGGCTGATGGGCGACCGGGGCATCCCGTCGTCGTGGCGGCACCAGAACGGCTACTCCTCGCACACCTACCTGTGGGAGAACGCCGGCGGCGAGAAGTTCTGGGTCAAGTACCACTTCAAGACCGACCAGGGCCACGGTTACCTGACGCAGGCCGACGCGGACCGGATCGCCGGTGAGGACGCGGACTACTTCATCCGCGATCTCTACAACTCGATCAAGAAGGGCGACCACCCGAGCTGGTCGCTCAAGGTCCAGGTCATGCCGTACGCCGACGCGGCGGACTACCGGTTCAACCCGTTCGACCTCACCAAGGTGTGGCCGCACGGCGACTACCCGCTGATCGACGTGGGCCGCTGGGTGCTCGACCGCAACCCGGAGAACTACTTCGCGCAGATCGAGCAGAGCGCGTTCGAGCCGTCGAACCTGGTCCCCGGCATCGGCCCCTCGCCGGACAAGATGCTGCAGGGCCGCCTGTTCGCCTACCCGGACGCGCACCGCTACCGGATCGGTGCGAACTACCAGCAGCTCCCGGTCAACGCCGCGAAGTCGCCGGTGAACAGCTACGGCAAGGACGGCGCCATGCGCTTCTCCAACCCGAGCGACCCGGTGTACGCCCCGAACTCCTACGGTGGCCCGCACGCCGACCCGGCGATCGCCGGCGAGACGGCTTCGGCCTACGGGGTGGAGGACGAGGTCGTCCGCTCGGCGTACCGGCTGCACTCCGAGGACGACGACTTCGGCCAGCCCGGCACCATGGTCCGCAACGTGTGGAACGACGGCGAGCGTGAGCGCTTCGTGGACAACGTGACCGGCCACCTGCTCGCCGACGTCTCCGAGCCCGTCCTGCAGCGCGCGTTCGAGTACTGGAAGAACGTGGACAAGGAGCAGGGCGAGAAGATCGAGGCCAAGGTCCGCGAGGGTCTGGGTCAGCCGTACGACAAGTGA
- the arsC gene encoding arsenate reductase (glutaredoxin) (This arsenate reductase requires both glutathione and glutaredoxin to convert arsenate to arsenite, after which the efflux transporter formed by ArsA and ArsB can extrude the arsenite from the cell, providing resistance.): MDPTEPVTLWHNPRCSKSRGALALLAEQGVEPEVVRYLDARPDRAALEDVLRRLGTDDPRAILRTGEKAYRERGLADADRDTLLDAMAADPILIERPIAMVGDRAVVGRPPERVLELLDAPTPPRGGR, encoded by the coding sequence GTGGACCCGACCGAGCCCGTCACCCTCTGGCACAACCCGCGCTGCTCCAAGAGCCGCGGGGCGCTCGCGCTGCTCGCCGAGCAGGGCGTCGAGCCGGAGGTGGTGCGCTACCTCGACGCCCGCCCGGACCGGGCCGCGCTCGAGGACGTCCTGCGCCGCCTCGGGACGGACGACCCGCGCGCGATCCTCCGCACCGGTGAGAAGGCCTACCGCGAGCGTGGCCTCGCCGACGCGGACCGGGACACGCTGCTGGACGCGATGGCAGCCGACCCGATCCTGATCGAGCGGCCGATCGCGATGGTCGGGGACCGGGCCGTCGTCGGACGGCCGCCGGAGCGCGTGCTCGAGCTCCTGGACGCTCCTACGCCACCCCGTGGCGGCCGCTGA
- a CDS encoding GNAT family N-acetyltransferase produces MEPAELGRLLGGAEGLLGAARTVLALTTDGGSAVGMMNLERTNAEGAGFSVVVEDAWQGRGLGTALVRRAAELATEQGNDELTATTPTHNLRITRLLRRAGLRPTAEIAGGMLQVRAPLLSPAGAVSGRHGVA; encoded by the coding sequence ATGGAGCCGGCGGAGCTGGGCCGGCTGCTCGGCGGCGCGGAGGGCCTGCTGGGCGCGGCGCGCACGGTGCTGGCCCTGACGACCGACGGCGGCAGCGCGGTCGGGATGATGAACCTCGAGCGCACGAACGCCGAGGGCGCGGGCTTCTCCGTCGTCGTCGAGGACGCGTGGCAGGGCCGTGGGCTGGGCACCGCGCTGGTCCGCCGGGCCGCGGAGCTCGCCACCGAGCAGGGCAACGACGAGCTCACCGCCACCACGCCCACCCACAACCTGCGGATCACCCGGCTGCTCCGCCGCGCCGGCCTGCGCCCGACGGCCGAGATCGCCGGCGGAATGCTGCAGGTCAGGGCCCCGCTGTTGTCCCCCGCGGGAGCCGTCAGCGGCCGCCACGGGGTGGCGTAG